Proteins co-encoded in one Stomoxys calcitrans chromosome 5, idStoCalc2.1, whole genome shotgun sequence genomic window:
- the LOC106088237 gene encoding uncharacterized protein LOC106088237, which produces MTKMGVVHIKPFQNDHQPNTFMEHFCHTIHPDLQLATMCFNWFEQAIKHCQKKMTVVATPSYYLWTKIKNTIFPPVNTELMSPTQPIPIHPKRLSLINCQDLQGKIIRDYLQLTQRNAAESAINALLWQIMLALMGVVALVTLLLVAMNKYGKIPSRPRGRKKSELGVTCNVLQSINAKRSLNRAKYELRLLKIRPLLQPEDLLAPDGSPTMVIKISSKLSFLQSLVSGELETATRLYRLPKYQRESLRAYKFQRETLQKALEFLDETKGKLRLLLVFEKDVATETFNSQIGEGDENTKTLQLVSEAVAQWDHVDIQRTSGVETLDESLCYSDIDTGDRTLTPRFSLAYEKEVSEAGLKSARSLESPQKKKLPSKSIDTCIPRASPVGKKLSFEEKMPTSVADRNTPRSSVVGKAGSSLSNSPQKTQISNRHSKPGSSGIPSPKFHSRLAPSVIAKK; this is translated from the exons ATGACAAAAATGGGTGTCGTTCATATAAAACCTTTTCAAAATGACCAT CAACCAAATACTTTCATGGAGCATTTCTGTCATACCATACATCCTGATCTGCAGCTTGCAACCATGTGTTTCAATTGGTTTGAACAGGCCATCAAACATTGCCAGAAAAAAATGACCGTAGTGGCAACTCCCAGCTACTATCTGTGGACAAAAATCAAGAATACCATATTCCCACCAGTGAACACCGAATTAATGTCGCCGACGCAACCCATACCCATACACCCAAAGAGATTGTCTCTGATTAACTGTCAAGACTTGCAGGGAAAAATCATTCGTGATTATTTGCAACTAACTCAACGCAATGCTGCAGAATCTGCCATAAATGCTTTGCTGTGGCAGATAATGTTGGCCTTGATGGGTGTTGTGGCCTTGGTAACACTTTTGTTGGTCGCCATGAACAAATATGGAAAAATCCCTTCAAGGCCCAGAGGCCGCAAGAAATCCGAGCTGGGGGTTACCTGCAATGTTCTGCAGTCTATTAACGCTAAAAGAAGTCTTAACAGGGCCAAATATGAGCTACGCCTTTTAAAGATTAGGCCATTGCTACAGCCAGAGGATTTATTGGCACCAGATGGTTCGCCAACTATGGTGATCAAAATCTCCTcaaagctttcatttttgcagTCTTTGGTGTCGGGTGAGTTGGAAACTGCCACTCGTTTATATCGTTTGCCAAAATATCAGCGGGAAAGCCTCAGAGCTTACAAATTCCAGCGAGAAACCTTGCAGAAagctttggaatttttggatgaAACCAAGGGAAAATTAAGATTGCTGTTAGTATTTGAGAAAGATGTGGCAACAGAAACTTTTAACTCACAAATAGGAGAAGgagatgaaaatacaaaaacttTGCAATTAGTCAGTGAAGCTGTGGCACAATGGGATCATGTGGACATACAAAGAACTTCAGGTGTAGAAACTTTGGATGAAAGTCTTTGTTATTCCGACATTGATACTGGAGATCGCACCCTAACCCCTCGCTTTAGTCTAGCCTATGAAAAGGAAGTTTCTGAGGCTGGCCTAAAGTCTGCCCGTTCTCTGGAAAGCCctcaaaaaaagaaacttcCTAGCAAATCCATAGATACTTGTATACCACGCGCTAGTCCAGTTgggaaaaaactttcatttgaggaGAAAATGCCTACTTCAGTGGCTGATCGCAACACCCCACGCTCTAGCGTAGTTGGAAAAGCAGGATCTTCCCTTTCGAATAGCCCACAGAAAACCCAGATTTCTAACCGTCATAGCAAGCCAGGCTCAAGTGGTATCCCCTCGCCAAAGTTTCACTCAAGACTGGCACCATCTGTCATAGCCAAGAAATAA